Sequence from the Actinomyces slackii genome:
TGGGACAGCAGGGCCCCGGCCCGCCGCCCCGAGGCATGCTGCGCACTCGGATTGGCCCAGGCCCCCAGCCCCCCGGCCAGGTCCTCGGCGACCTGCGCGGCCACCTCCGGGCGCACGGGGGAGGAGGCGGCATGGTCGAGGTAGACGCGCTCAGGGATCGGCACCCTCCCACCCTAGCGCCGCTGAGCAGGACTCCATCTCGTAGGTGGGTAACAGCATCACTCAGGCCGACTCCCAGAGGGGCGGGGTTAGGGTGGCGGCATGCAGAACCAACGCCTGGCCCTGGCGCGCTCGACCACCGACCGGGCCGCCACCCGCCGCAGCGACCCGGGGCTGCTGTTCGCCCTCGCGGCCGACCCCGACACCAGGATCCTGCTCGTCGACGCCCGCGGCCGGGTGTCCCTGGCCCAGCCGGCCGTGCACCCCGACCTGCCCGACGACGGACTTGCCCCGCCCCGTGCCCCCGGCGCCCAGGATGTCTGGGAGGGGACAGGGCATGCCGCCTCCCGGCTCCCCGACATCTCCGCCGCCGCCCTGGACATGACGGGCCTGACCACCCTCTACCTGGGGTGCGAGCATGAGGCCTGCGGGCAGGAGGGCGCCCAGTGGCTGGCCGTCGTCGTCCCGCCGGCCCTCGAGGTCCCGGAGGCCGCCGCAGAGCCCACCTCGGGGGCGGACGCCGAGGGCGCCGCCGAGCAGCATCCCGACCTGCGCGAGCTGCTGGAGACCCACCCCCTGTCCGCGCTGCGCGCCGTGGGCGCCGGACTGAGCGACCGGGACGCCGGACTGGCCACCGCCGCCACCGCCCTGGCCTCCTGGCACGCCCGCTCCGCCCACTGCCCGGCCTGCGGCGGGACCACCCTCATCACCGAATCGGGTTGGGCCCGGCTCTGCCCCCAGCCCACCGGCTGCGGAGCCACCCACTTCCCCCGCACCGACCCGGCCGTCATCGTCGCCGCGCGCGATCAGGACGACCGCCTCCTGCTCGTCCACGACGCCGCCTGGGCCGAGCGGCGCTACTCCGTGGTCGCCGGCTTCGTCGAGGCCGGGGAGACCGTGGAGGCCGCCGTGGCCCGCGAGGTGGCCGAGGAGACTGGGCTGACGGTGACCGACGTGGAGTACGTCG
This genomic interval carries:
- the nudC gene encoding NAD(+) diphosphatase encodes the protein MQNQRLALARSTTDRAATRRSDPGLLFALAADPDTRILLVDARGRVSLAQPAVHPDLPDDGLAPPRAPGAQDVWEGTGHAASRLPDISAAALDMTGLTTLYLGCEHEACGQEGAQWLAVVVPPALEVPEAAAEPTSGADAEGAAEQHPDLRELLETHPLSALRAVGAGLSDRDAGLATAATALASWHARSAHCPACGGTTLITESGWARLCPQPTGCGATHFPRTDPAVIVAARDQDDRLLLVHDAAWAERRYSVVAGFVEAGETVEAAVAREVAEETGLTVTDVEYVASQPWPFPRSLMLGYRAHLEPGDQAARPDGLEVTGALMVSRDELAQAVAERRIILPGPTSIGRLLIEDWYGGPIPAPPAS